A single region of the Microlunatus panaciterrae genome encodes:
- a CDS encoding AEC family transporter: MDGVLTGFVTIGSIIVVGMLLAHLKILDTNSQLVLSRLAFFVASPALMITVLSRTDVSAIFSANLVASIGSVVVAAGLYILVARLVFKRNAPDTVIGTFSSAYVNAGNLGLPIAGYVLGDASLIAPMLLTQLILLQPLGLTVLDITIAREHQSWARILSRPLRNPLMLGSVLGLLLSIFHVQLPPAVHDPLALVGGMAIPAMLIAYGISLRLGPRPGRGEPKIQVGYIVLLKLVIQPLAAFLLARYALGLDPAGVLAVTVIAALPTAQNVFVHANRYQTGIILARDAVFVSTILSVPVLVVIAALLA; this comes from the coding sequence GTGGATGGAGTCCTGACGGGCTTCGTCACCATCGGCTCGATCATTGTGGTCGGCATGCTGCTGGCCCACCTGAAGATCCTCGACACCAACAGCCAACTGGTGCTCTCCCGGCTCGCCTTCTTCGTGGCCAGCCCGGCGCTGATGATCACGGTGCTGAGCCGGACCGACGTCTCGGCCATCTTCTCGGCCAACCTGGTCGCCTCCATCGGCAGTGTCGTCGTGGCCGCGGGTCTCTACATCCTCGTCGCTCGGCTCGTGTTCAAGCGCAACGCCCCCGACACCGTCATCGGGACGTTCTCCTCGGCGTACGTCAACGCCGGCAACCTGGGGCTGCCGATCGCCGGGTACGTGCTGGGTGACGCCTCACTGATCGCGCCGATGCTGCTGACCCAGCTGATCCTGCTTCAGCCGCTCGGCCTCACCGTGCTGGACATCACCATCGCCCGCGAACATCAGTCCTGGGCCCGGATCCTCAGCAGACCGCTGAGAAACCCGCTCATGCTGGGATCGGTGCTCGGCCTGCTGCTGTCGATCTTCCACGTTCAGCTGCCGCCCGCCGTGCACGACCCGCTCGCGCTGGTCGGCGGGATGGCGATCCCGGCGATGCTGATCGCCTACGGGATCTCGCTCCGCCTCGGCCCGCGGCCCGGCCGCGGTGAGCCGAAGATCCAGGTCGGCTACATCGTCCTCCTCAAGCTGGTGATCCAGCCGTTGGCCGCATTCCTGCTTGCCAGGTACGCGCTGGGGCTGGACCCGGCCGGCGTCCTGGCCGTCACCGTGATCGCCGCGCTGCCGACAGCCCAGAACGTGTTCGTACACGCCAACCGCTACCAGACGGGCATCATCCTGGCCCGCGACGCCGTCTTCGTCTCGACGATCCTGTCTGTCCCGGTGTTGGTCGTCATTGCAGCGTTGCTGGCCTGA
- a CDS encoding alpha-L-fucosidase, with protein sequence MTLIAPSAGQLAWQQLELGFFCHFGLNTFHGLEWSDGTLPASSFDPVELDARQWVRTAREAGARYFILTAKHHDGFCLWPTATTDYSVASSPWRDGQGDVVREVAEACAAEQLPLGLYLSPWDRNAECYPDAEAYDRFYLAQLRELCSNYGPLVELWFDGAGSQGREYDWSAISALIDELQPQAMVFNMGRPTIRWVGNEDGLAADPVRYVVDRTDFSQYTVETVSLDTALYLPPECDVSLRRGWFWAEHDEPKELDHLLSIYYHSVGMGANLLLNAPPDNRGLIPNEDVARLHEWRAELDRRFSDPMEATVTPDGDAWLVDFGRPVRLDHLELAEDHSGGQRVSGHRVLTDRTTLCSGMTIGHRRLHVFAPLETQFLRVELDGDQPLLSSVRGYLTGVSEIGEAAYLAPTEAPDPTS encoded by the coding sequence GTGACCTTGATCGCCCCGTCCGCCGGCCAGCTGGCCTGGCAACAGCTCGAGCTCGGCTTCTTCTGCCACTTCGGCCTCAACACCTTCCATGGCCTGGAGTGGAGCGACGGCACCCTGCCCGCATCATCGTTCGACCCAGTGGAGCTGGACGCCCGGCAGTGGGTACGCACCGCACGCGAGGCGGGAGCGCGCTATTTCATCCTGACGGCCAAGCATCACGACGGCTTCTGCCTGTGGCCGACCGCCACCACCGACTACTCGGTCGCCTCGTCGCCCTGGCGAGACGGCCAAGGCGACGTCGTGCGCGAGGTCGCCGAGGCCTGTGCCGCCGAGCAGCTCCCGCTGGGCCTCTACCTGTCGCCCTGGGACCGCAACGCGGAGTGCTACCCGGACGCCGAGGCGTACGACCGGTTCTATCTGGCCCAGCTGCGCGAGCTCTGCAGCAACTACGGACCACTCGTCGAGCTGTGGTTCGACGGCGCCGGGTCCCAGGGCCGCGAGTACGACTGGTCGGCGATCTCGGCGCTCATCGACGAGCTGCAACCACAGGCAATGGTGTTCAACATGGGTCGGCCCACGATCCGCTGGGTGGGCAACGAGGATGGACTCGCGGCTGACCCGGTCCGCTACGTGGTCGACCGGACGGACTTCAGCCAGTACACCGTCGAGACCGTGAGCCTGGATACCGCCCTCTACCTGCCGCCCGAGTGTGACGTATCACTGCGACGCGGTTGGTTCTGGGCCGAGCACGACGAGCCCAAGGAGCTGGACCACCTGCTGTCGATCTACTACCACTCGGTCGGGATGGGCGCCAACCTGCTGCTCAATGCTCCCCCGGACAACCGCGGCCTGATCCCCAACGAGGACGTGGCGCGGCTGCACGAGTGGCGGGCTGAGCTGGACCGACGCTTCTCCGACCCGATGGAGGCCACCGTCACGCCGGACGGCGATGCCTGGCTGGTCGACTTCGGCAGACCGGTCAGGCTGGACCATCTCGAGCTCGCGGAGGACCACTCCGGCGGCCAGCGGGTGAGTGGCCATCGGGTGTTGACCGACCGGACCACCCTGTGCTCGGGAATGACCATCGGACACCGCAGGCTGCACGTCTTCGCCCCGCTGGAGACCCAGTTCCTCCGGGTCGAGCTCGACGGTGATCAGCCACTGCTCAGTTCCGTCCGTGGCTACCTCACCGGAGTCTCTGAGATCGGCGAGGCGGCCTACCTCGCGCCGACGGAGGCGCCGGACCCGACCAGCTGA
- a CDS encoding hydroxymethylglutaryl-CoA lyase encodes MATFPDPHGLDGLPDRVSVYEVGARDGLQAESAVVATATKIEFIQRLERAGLRAIEATSFVSPSWVPQLADAADVLTGLERHPGVRYPVLVPNLRGLERAVAAGAEEIAVFVSATEAFARANLASTLDEAVRTAAGVVQQAGAAGLGVRGYVSMCFGDPWEGRVDAAVPAGVAARLVELGCRTVSLGDTIGVATPGHVHAVLHAVRDQGVGLDRVALHFHDTYGQALANVLAGLQAGVTEFDSSAGGLGGCPYAKSATGNLATEDLVWMLHGLGIATGVDLDLLLRTSVWMADQLGRPAPSRVVAALGRPQGL; translated from the coding sequence ATGGCGACGTTCCCCGATCCTCACGGCCTCGACGGCCTGCCGGATCGGGTGAGCGTCTACGAGGTCGGCGCCCGCGATGGGCTGCAGGCGGAGAGTGCCGTCGTCGCCACCGCGACCAAGATCGAGTTCATCCAGCGGTTGGAGCGCGCCGGGCTGCGGGCCATCGAGGCGACCAGCTTCGTCTCACCTAGCTGGGTGCCCCAGCTGGCAGACGCGGCGGACGTGCTCACAGGCCTGGAGCGACACCCGGGCGTCCGCTATCCGGTGCTCGTCCCCAACCTGCGCGGGCTGGAGCGAGCCGTCGCCGCCGGCGCCGAGGAGATCGCAGTGTTTGTCAGCGCTACCGAGGCGTTCGCCAGGGCCAACCTGGCCAGCACCCTCGACGAGGCGGTACGGACGGCTGCCGGGGTCGTGCAGCAGGCCGGGGCTGCCGGCCTCGGTGTCCGGGGCTATGTCTCGATGTGCTTCGGTGACCCCTGGGAGGGCCGGGTGGACGCTGCGGTGCCGGCCGGCGTGGCCGCCCGGCTGGTCGAGCTGGGCTGTCGGACCGTCAGTCTCGGAGACACGATCGGGGTCGCCACCCCGGGACACGTCCACGCGGTTCTCCACGCGGTGCGTGACCAGGGCGTTGGGCTGGACCGGGTGGCCCTGCACTTCCATGACACCTACGGTCAGGCGCTGGCCAACGTTCTCGCCGGGCTGCAGGCAGGGGTGACCGAGTTCGACTCCTCTGCCGGTGGTCTGGGCGGCTGCCCGTACGCCAAGTCGGCGACCGGCAACCTGGCCACCGAGGATCTGGTCTGGATGCTGCACGGGTTGGGGATCGCCACCGGCGTCGACCTGGACCTCCTACTGCGGACCAGCGTCTGGATGGCCGACCAGCTCGGACGACCGGCGCCCTCGCGGGTGGTGGCCGCACTGGGGCGCCCGCAGGGCCTCTGA
- a CDS encoding T3SS (YopN, CesT) and YbjN peptide-binding chaperone 1 → MADYEDFDIDRSTAEAWNEFQRRLSEVISVIDDSGDLVIGTESESNDAGPFVTFSSPERDLIRSEAASNAALGESFQLTPAQLQSMEQLGWCPPTSEGARPSANFWVEHAQEDSDRISELAVAALRDVYGVQHPVFLAPDQLAEILQPKPDPLTDASDLAACDALATVPGSQEHLNSLVDEELSEMFGHRPIRDTEGDVAIRVGSTMLFLRTASDAREIIIFATVVHDVEGRSRATEVLNDLNVDARWVKFQLIRDRVFVTLSVPARPFVPAHLQQAVRIMSDVADGIDDELAAKLHGRTTFDDDGPVA, encoded by the coding sequence ATGGCCGACTACGAAGACTTCGACATCGACCGGAGCACCGCCGAAGCCTGGAACGAGTTCCAGCGTCGGTTGAGCGAGGTGATCTCGGTGATCGACGACTCGGGTGATCTCGTGATCGGCACCGAGTCCGAGAGCAACGATGCCGGCCCGTTCGTGACCTTCAGCTCGCCCGAGCGGGACCTGATCCGGAGTGAGGCTGCCAGCAACGCGGCGCTCGGCGAGAGCTTCCAGCTCACCCCCGCGCAGTTGCAGAGCATGGAACAGCTCGGCTGGTGCCCACCGACCAGCGAGGGCGCCCGGCCGAGCGCCAACTTCTGGGTCGAGCATGCCCAGGAGGACTCCGACCGCATCAGTGAGCTAGCCGTGGCTGCTCTGCGTGACGTCTACGGCGTGCAGCACCCGGTCTTCCTGGCCCCGGACCAGTTGGCGGAGATTCTGCAGCCGAAGCCCGACCCGTTGACCGACGCGTCCGACCTGGCGGCCTGCGATGCACTGGCAACCGTGCCCGGCAGCCAGGAGCACCTGAATTCCCTGGTCGACGAGGAGCTGTCCGAGATGTTCGGACACCGGCCGATCAGGGACACCGAGGGTGATGTGGCGATCCGGGTCGGCTCCACCATGCTGTTCCTGCGCACCGCCTCCGATGCCCGGGAGATCATCATCTTCGCCACTGTGGTGCATGACGTGGAGGGCCGTTCGCGCGCGACCGAGGTGCTCAACGACCTCAACGTCGACGCGCGGTGGGTGAAGTTCCAGCTGATCCGCGACCGGGTGTTCGTCACGTTGTCGGTGCCCGCCCGACCGTTCGTCCCGGCTCACCTGCAGCAGGCGGTGCGGATCATGTCCGACGTCGCCGACGGCATCGACGATGAACTGGCGGCCAAGCTGCACGGTCGCACCACCTTCGACGACGACGGCCCGGTGGCCTGA
- a CDS encoding phosphoketolase family protein has translation MTPASTTSGQLEQILSGLGSPTDEEVATLDAWWRACNYLTIGQIYLKDNALLKRPLTRDDIKPRLLGHWGTSPGLSFIYAHVSRLITLTGQQTIYLTGPGHGGPALVAAGWLEGTYSEIYPDVSQDEAGIHRLFRQFSAPGGIPSHVSVTTPGSIHEGGELGYVLVHAFGSVMDNPDLLSIAVVGDGEAETGPLEGSWKGISFINPARDGAVLPILHLNDAKIGGPTVLGRKDPDEVRSLLTGHGYRVIEVTGDDLPGMHHRFAAALADAFADINAIQQSARSNHWSGERPHWPMIVLRSPKGWTGPATVDGVKVTGTFRSHQVPLSGVRENPEHLQLLEEWLRSYRPEELFDTHGRPVESIAAAHPEGDLRMSASPHANGGLLTHSLALPDFREFAMEVDRPGAELAESTRRWGELLAEVYRRMGDNFRLFCPDETNSNRLGAVFEVSDRAFMERVGPDDVQISADGRVMEVLSEHNCHGWLEGYTLTGRHGLFATYEAFAMVSASQTVQHGKWLEEAGRLSWRAKIPSLNVLLTSTCWRNDHNGFSHQGPGLIQTMLTHRGEVVRIYLPPDANCLLSVGDHCLRSKSYVNLIVIDKQPQPQWLDIDSAIAHCARGAGVWPWAGNENPDRDPDIVLACAGDVVTMETVAAAQILNERLPDFRVRVVNVVDLMTLPRPKDHPHGMSETYFRELFTDRAHVIFSFHGFPGAIHQLVHGRPDADRFHVRGFIEQGTTTTPFDMTVRNQASRFHLVMDALNNSTRTPAGATELLAWCRSKIAEHNDYVVENLEDLPEIRDWVSQRNGQHPEE, from the coding sequence GTGACCCCTGCGTCAACGACCAGCGGCCAGTTGGAACAGATCCTGAGCGGGCTCGGCAGTCCCACCGATGAGGAGGTGGCGACGCTCGACGCCTGGTGGCGAGCGTGCAACTACCTGACGATCGGTCAGATCTACCTCAAGGACAACGCCCTGCTCAAGCGGCCGCTGACCCGCGACGACATCAAGCCCCGGTTGTTGGGCCACTGGGGCACCAGTCCGGGCCTGTCCTTCATCTACGCCCACGTCTCGAGGCTCATCACGCTCACCGGCCAGCAGACCATCTACCTCACCGGCCCCGGGCACGGCGGGCCGGCGTTGGTCGCGGCGGGCTGGCTTGAGGGCACGTACAGCGAGATCTATCCCGACGTGTCTCAGGACGAAGCGGGCATCCACCGGCTGTTCCGGCAGTTCTCCGCCCCTGGAGGCATCCCCAGCCACGTATCCGTGACCACGCCCGGCTCCATTCACGAGGGCGGTGAGCTGGGCTACGTCCTGGTGCACGCCTTCGGGTCGGTGATGGACAACCCTGATCTGTTGTCCATCGCTGTGGTCGGCGACGGCGAGGCCGAGACCGGCCCGCTGGAGGGTTCCTGGAAGGGAATCTCCTTCATCAACCCGGCTCGGGACGGAGCAGTGCTGCCGATCCTGCACCTCAACGACGCCAAGATCGGCGGTCCGACCGTGCTCGGTCGTAAGGATCCCGACGAGGTCCGTTCGCTGTTGACCGGGCACGGTTACCGGGTGATCGAGGTCACCGGCGACGATCTTCCGGGCATGCACCACCGCTTCGCTGCTGCGCTGGCCGACGCGTTCGCCGACATCAACGCCATCCAGCAGTCCGCCCGCTCCAATCACTGGTCCGGGGAGCGTCCGCACTGGCCCATGATCGTGCTGCGCAGCCCCAAGGGGTGGACCGGCCCGGCCACCGTCGACGGGGTCAAGGTGACCGGTACCTTCCGTTCGCACCAGGTGCCGCTCTCCGGAGTCCGGGAGAACCCGGAGCATCTGCAGCTACTGGAGGAGTGGCTGCGTTCCTACCGACCGGAGGAGCTGTTCGACACCCACGGCCGGCCGGTGGAGAGCATCGCCGCGGCCCACCCTGAGGGGGACCTGCGGATGAGTGCCTCCCCGCACGCCAACGGTGGCCTGCTGACGCACAGTCTCGCGCTGCCGGACTTCCGGGAGTTCGCCATGGAAGTGGACCGGCCAGGAGCCGAGTTGGCCGAGTCGACTCGGCGCTGGGGGGAGCTGCTGGCCGAGGTCTACCGCCGCATGGGTGACAACTTCCGGTTGTTCTGTCCGGACGAGACCAACAGCAACCGGCTCGGTGCCGTTTTCGAGGTGTCCGACCGGGCCTTCATGGAACGCGTCGGTCCAGATGACGTCCAGATCTCCGCCGATGGTCGCGTGATGGAGGTGCTGTCGGAGCACAACTGTCACGGCTGGCTGGAGGGCTACACCCTGACCGGCCGGCACGGCCTGTTCGCAACCTACGAGGCGTTCGCGATGGTGAGTGCCTCGCAGACAGTGCAGCACGGCAAATGGCTGGAGGAGGCCGGACGGCTATCCTGGCGAGCGAAGATCCCGAGCCTCAACGTCCTGCTCACCTCGACCTGCTGGCGCAACGACCACAACGGTTTCTCCCATCAGGGGCCGGGGCTGATCCAGACCATGCTGACCCACCGGGGTGAGGTGGTAAGGATCTATCTGCCACCGGACGCCAACTGCCTGCTGTCGGTGGGTGACCACTGCCTGCGGTCGAAGTCCTATGTCAACCTGATCGTGATCGACAAGCAGCCGCAGCCGCAGTGGCTGGACATCGACTCAGCCATCGCCCACTGCGCGCGCGGTGCCGGCGTCTGGCCATGGGCCGGGAACGAGAACCCCGACCGTGACCCGGATATCGTGCTGGCCTGCGCCGGCGACGTGGTCACGATGGAGACGGTCGCGGCCGCTCAGATCCTCAACGAGCGACTGCCCGACTTCCGGGTACGGGTCGTCAACGTCGTCGACCTGATGACGCTGCCGCGGCCCAAGGACCATCCGCACGGGATGTCGGAGACCTATTTCAGGGAGCTTTTCACCGACCGGGCGCACGTCATCTTCTCCTTCCACGGGTTCCCTGGCGCTATCCACCAGCTCGTCCACGGCCGTCCCGACGCCGACCGCTTCCACGTTCGAGGGTTCATCGAGCAGGGCACCACCACCACCCCGTTCGACATGACCGTCCGCAACCAGGCGTCGCGTTTCCATCTGGTGATGGATGCCCTCAACAACTCGACCCGGACACCGGCTGGGGCGACCGAGCTGCTGGCCTGGTGCCGAAGCAAGATCGCCGAGCACAACGACTATGTGGTGGAGAACCTGGAAGACCTGCCCGAGATCCGCGACTGGGTCAGCCAACGCAACGGGCAGCATCCGGAGGAGTAG
- a CDS encoding pyridoxamine 5'-phosphate oxidase family protein, with product MVERHGRLDEMAVEACWDRLRAGIIGRVCWNTVDGPELLPVNYAVHKEHIVFRTSAYGPLADLKDPREVAFEIDEFDPVERSGWSVLVRGKARAVTRPDELIELRSGSGPEPWAAGSRNLVITITPRKVTGRVVAAHST from the coding sequence ATGGTGGAGCGGCACGGCCGGCTCGACGAGATGGCGGTGGAGGCCTGCTGGGACCGGTTGCGGGCAGGGATTATCGGCCGGGTCTGTTGGAACACCGTGGACGGGCCCGAGCTGCTCCCGGTCAACTACGCCGTGCACAAGGAGCACATCGTGTTCCGTACCTCGGCCTACGGCCCGTTGGCCGATCTGAAGGACCCCCGGGAGGTAGCCTTCGAGATCGATGAGTTCGACCCGGTGGAGCGCTCTGGCTGGAGCGTGCTCGTGCGTGGCAAGGCCAGGGCGGTCACCCGTCCGGACGAGCTGATCGAACTGCGTTCGGGGAGTGGACCCGAGCCATGGGCGGCCGGTAGCCGTAATCTGGTCATCACGATCACACCACGCAAGGTGACCGGACGGGTCGTGGCCGCACATTCGACCTGA
- a CDS encoding response regulator produces the protein MTDPTGPIRLFLLDDHEVVRRGLRDLFEAEEDLVVVGESGSAAEAARIIPALRPDVAVLDARLPDGSGIDVCRTVRSADPSINALILTSYDDEDALFSAIMAGAAGYVLKQVRGNDLLNAVRTVAAGQSLLDPAATQRVLARLRDGVDDGPDELRQLTEREREILTLIAEGMTNRQIGERLFIAEKTVKNYVSSLLSKLGLERRTQAAVLASKLLRA, from the coding sequence ATGACTGACCCGACCGGACCGATCCGGCTGTTCCTGCTCGACGATCATGAGGTCGTCCGGCGCGGGTTGCGGGACCTCTTCGAGGCCGAGGAAGACCTGGTCGTGGTCGGCGAGAGCGGCTCGGCTGCGGAAGCAGCCCGGATCATCCCCGCACTGCGACCGGACGTGGCGGTGCTCGACGCGCGGCTGCCCGACGGCAGCGGAATCGACGTCTGCCGCACGGTCCGGTCGGCCGACCCGAGCATCAACGCGTTGATCCTCACTTCCTATGACGACGAGGACGCCCTGTTCTCCGCGATCATGGCCGGTGCGGCGGGCTACGTTCTGAAGCAGGTCCGCGGAAACGACCTGCTCAATGCCGTCCGCACCGTCGCTGCCGGCCAGTCGCTGCTCGACCCGGCCGCCACCCAGCGGGTGCTGGCTCGGCTGCGTGATGGCGTCGACGACGGACCCGACGAGCTTCGCCAGCTGACCGAGCGCGAGCGGGAGATTCTGACCTTGATCGCCGAGGGAATGACCAACCGACAGATCGGCGAACGGTTGTTCATCGCGGAGAAGACCGTCAAGAACTACGTCTCGTCGCTGTTGTCGAAGTTGGGACTGGAACGGCGTACCCAGGCGGCGGTGCTCGCCTCGAAGCTGCTCCGAGCATGA
- a CDS encoding universal stress protein: MSTTGRHPATIVVGVDGGDDGLRAVDYAVREAGIRKAELVVAHVIDLSPLLGAPAMMYGADVLKRAGEEAVDAAVRRVRATGFPSDRVRGEVAMGNVGAVLCSMSQEASLVVLGRRDLSGFERLFAGSTCVSVGARAHCPVIVVPPGWAPLDLLTIGVGIDGSARSEPALEWAFEEADARGATLRVIHAWEPHAPFLSDDSEYAEAVSRWALDAELAVAESLAGWQQDYPGVHVERVFKREHPIRALLSESEHLDLLYVGVRGAGGVPGLALGSVARGVLAGASCPVSLVRRGPSSSRRRRREEVGASDRG, from the coding sequence ATGTCAACGACAGGAAGGCACCCAGCCACCATCGTGGTGGGAGTGGACGGCGGCGACGACGGCCTTCGGGCTGTGGACTACGCAGTCCGCGAGGCCGGCATACGCAAGGCCGAGCTGGTAGTCGCGCATGTGATCGATCTCAGCCCGCTGCTGGGCGCACCGGCGATGATGTATGGCGCCGATGTGCTGAAGCGGGCCGGCGAGGAAGCCGTGGATGCCGCGGTCAGACGGGTCCGGGCCACCGGCTTCCCGTCGGATCGCGTCCGCGGCGAAGTGGCCATGGGCAACGTGGGAGCCGTGCTGTGCTCGATGTCGCAGGAGGCGAGCCTGGTGGTCCTTGGCCGCCGAGACCTGAGTGGCTTCGAACGGCTGTTCGCCGGCTCGACCTGCGTGTCGGTCGGCGCTCGGGCGCACTGCCCGGTGATCGTGGTGCCGCCCGGCTGGGCACCCCTCGACCTGCTGACCATCGGGGTCGGCATCGATGGCTCGGCCCGGTCCGAACCCGCCCTCGAGTGGGCCTTCGAGGAGGCCGATGCTCGCGGGGCGACATTGCGAGTGATCCACGCCTGGGAGCCGCACGCACCGTTCTTGAGCGACGACAGCGAGTACGCCGAAGCGGTGAGCCGGTGGGCTCTGGACGCCGAGCTCGCGGTCGCCGAGAGCCTGGCCGGATGGCAGCAGGACTACCCGGGAGTGCACGTCGAGCGGGTGTTCAAGCGGGAGCACCCGATCAGGGCGCTGTTGTCGGAGTCTGAGCACCTCGACCTGCTCTACGTCGGGGTACGCGGCGCCGGAGGCGTTCCCGGACTTGCTCTGGGCAGCGTCGCCCGGGGTGTGCTCGCCGGTGCATCGTGCCCCGTCTCCTTGGTTCGAAGGGGGCCGAGTTCCTCTCGACGTCGCCGTCGGGAGGAGGTCGGGGCCAGCGACCGGGGCTGA
- a CDS encoding GAF domain-containing protein codes for MADAQNGALEPRSADRESVGIEAQQQALLDAVVAMASNLELADVLDRIVKSACELTQARYAALGVLEPNVSAQPERPLAEFHYTGITAEEHRKIGRLPGGHGVLGVLIKDPRPLRLPEITDHPASVGFPPHHPPMHSFLGVPVRVRGAVFGNLYLSQKRSAPEFTEQDERTVIGLAAAAGVAIENARLFDDAQRRARWLTAAAETTTRVSSDLSRSPQVIAAAALEAGGCDDVLVALPVSTDEDEPVLVGGHVELRDLVVDGAAGPRAEQLLGRPLSDFEDLLGEIGDALVSVTDRDPFGGDDRAYATLVVPLRAAESRLGLLVLSRARPLDWTPGELLAIGAFANQLSLGMAHAQTEQNRRRLAVYSDRDRIARDLHDHVIQRIFAVGLGLQSVVRRLPDQKVAHRVSRYVGDLDATIADIRATIFSLHHEVGTESGSLRSDVLAVIADVSPALGFEPRVTLAGPIDSVIPTYLYDDVLAVVRESLSNVARHAKAREVTVLVGVDTASKTLRIRVEDDGVGIPDAVTPGGGLRNTESRAQAAGGHAEVTRRPDNDGTTFNWSVPLPL; via the coding sequence ATGGCAGACGCGCAGAACGGTGCTCTGGAGCCCAGGTCGGCGGACCGCGAGTCCGTCGGCATCGAGGCTCAGCAACAGGCCCTGCTCGACGCCGTGGTCGCCATGGCGAGCAACCTGGAGCTGGCCGACGTCCTCGACCGGATCGTGAAGTCGGCCTGCGAGCTCACGCAGGCCAGATATGCAGCGTTGGGCGTTCTGGAGCCGAACGTGTCGGCTCAGCCCGAGCGGCCGCTGGCCGAGTTCCACTACACCGGAATCACGGCCGAGGAGCACCGGAAGATCGGCCGCCTGCCGGGCGGCCACGGCGTTCTCGGGGTGTTGATCAAGGACCCTCGCCCGCTGCGGCTGCCGGAGATCACCGACCATCCGGCCTCTGTCGGCTTTCCGCCGCACCATCCTCCGATGCACTCCTTCCTCGGCGTCCCGGTCCGGGTCAGGGGAGCGGTGTTCGGCAACCTGTACCTGTCCCAGAAGCGCAGTGCACCGGAGTTCACCGAGCAGGACGAGCGCACGGTGATCGGGTTGGCCGCTGCGGCAGGTGTGGCGATCGAGAATGCCAGGCTCTTCGACGACGCACAGCGCCGGGCCCGGTGGCTGACCGCCGCGGCCGAGACCACCACTCGGGTGTCCAGCGACCTGTCGCGGTCCCCGCAGGTGATCGCGGCTGCGGCCCTCGAAGCGGGTGGCTGCGATGACGTACTGGTCGCGCTGCCGGTCAGCACCGACGAGGATGAGCCGGTCCTGGTGGGCGGCCATGTCGAGCTGCGGGACCTGGTGGTCGACGGGGCCGCCGGTCCGCGGGCCGAACAGCTGCTCGGCCGGCCGCTCAGCGACTTCGAGGACCTGCTGGGTGAAATCGGAGACGCTCTGGTGTCGGTCACCGACCGCGACCCGTTCGGCGGCGACGACCGCGCCTACGCGACTCTCGTCGTGCCGCTGCGGGCGGCGGAGAGCCGGCTGGGCCTGCTCGTGTTGAGCCGGGCCCGTCCGCTTGACTGGACCCCAGGTGAGCTGCTGGCCATCGGCGCCTTCGCGAATCAGCTGTCGCTGGGGATGGCCCATGCGCAAACCGAGCAGAATCGGCGCCGCCTGGCGGTCTATTCCGACCGGGACCGGATCGCGCGTGACCTGCATGATCACGTGATCCAACGGATCTTCGCCGTCGGACTGGGCCTGCAGAGCGTCGTCCGGCGACTGCCGGACCAGAAGGTGGCCCATCGGGTCAGCCGCTATGTCGGCGATCTCGATGCCACGATCGCCGACATCCGAGCGACCATCTTCTCCCTGCACCACGAGGTGGGGACCGAGTCAGGCAGCCTGCGCAGCGACGTACTGGCGGTGATCGCCGACGTCTCGCCAGCGCTCGGGTTCGAGCCCAGGGTGACGCTTGCGGGTCCGATCGACAGTGTCATCCCGACCTACCTCTACGACGACGTACTGGCCGTCGTCCGTGAGTCGCTGTCCAACGTCGCCCGGCACGCGAAGGCCCGGGAGGTCACTGTGCTCGTCGGGGTCGACACCGCCTCCAAGACCCTGCGGATCCGGGTCGAGGACGACGGAGTCGGGATCCCTGACGCCGTGACCCCCGGCGGCGGCCTGCGCAACACCGAGTCCCGCGCTCAGGCGGCCGGGGGCCATGCCGAGGTGACCCGTCGCCCCGACAACGACGGCACCACCTTCAACTGGTCCGTACCGCTGCCCCTCTGA